One Drosophila subpulchrella strain 33 F10 #4 breed RU33 chromosome 2R, RU_Dsub_v1.1 Primary Assembly, whole genome shotgun sequence genomic window, GAGGTCAGATACTTCTGTGTGGCCTCATGCTTCTGCAGAGGCCTATAGTCCGACTGCTGATAGTTCGAGATTACTCGCAATATGTTGTTCATCTTATTGCGCCGCTGTTCCGGCTCCAATCCGCCCTTGTGGGGATGGGCCAAATCGATGTAAATCAAATCGGTGAGAAAGAGACCCAGATAGGGGATGCAGGGCAGGCGGAGGCTCTCGAGATAGGACCGCAGATTCGCCCAGTTGTCCTGGTCGCTGAATATGTCACTGAGTCGCTCGAAGGAGTGCCGATCCTTCTTCGATAGGCATGCCCAGGTTTTCGTCAGGCGATATATGCTGGCGCTTTGCATGGCCGAAATAATAGCAAAAAGCGAGTGTAGATTGTTGAGTTCATGGAGCTTTTTGGCCACCTAAAAAAGAAAGATTTAGTCACTATATTCATCATCTTGGTCTAACTTTCTCACCTTTATAAAGTGAGTCATTATTTCGGCTCTCTGCTTTGGCTGCTCGGCATTTAGTATCTCCTGCACAGTCCAAAAGCTCGTGTGGTTGAATCGTTTGGTAAATGCCACAATATTCGGTGTATTAACGTGCTTGTCCTTTTTCGTCCAAGCACAACTGCTCAGCTCATCCGGCTGGATCTGGGCGAAGACGGGAAAATCCAGGAGTGTGATCTGATTGGCCAACACATCGGCGGGTACACGTAACGCGCTCAAGATAACCTCATCCAACTGCTTGATGGAGCCGTGGGCTGGTAAACTTTGCGACTTGGACGGCGGTGCTGCCGAGGCTCTAGGTAAACAGagtaaaatttaattagaagTGTGCTAAACAGAGCATTTCAATTGTAGATCAACTGGATAACTCTAAAATCAGGCCTGAACAATAATCTTAATATTTCCAGCTCCTGATATTAACTATAGTTAATCCCTTTTGTTTAGCGATAACTTACGCTATGGTATAGTAGCAGCCCGGTGAGTCTGGCGAGGAGGAGAAGCTGTTTAAACAACCGATGGAGTTCTTGCGCCGCGTGCTCTTGATATTCAGGGTTTTGCTGGCCTGGGGCTGCATACTGGGCGGTTCCATCTGGTGCTCCTTCGGGGTCTTCTCCTTGCGCAAACACGCCATGGTGTGGGCATTTCCATTGGCGTTCGGACTTCGTTGTTTGGCCAGGCGAGttggctgctgttgctgctgcgaaGGAGGAGGTGAGCTCTGCTTGAATTGGGACGAGGCATAGGCCTGTCCCGCATAACCATGATAGTCCGTATTGGGTTTTCTGCTTAACTGAAAAGTCAAGAGGCCATAGGTTAATATCAAAGTATACATTTAAGTGAGAAGTATGACTTTACCTCTGAGTAGCGCAGATTATCCATGGACAGGTCGCGTGAGATTTCCGAGTATCGCATCATGGCAGCCAACTCCGGCTGTCTGTGTACTTCGACCAGCTCTTCAAAACTGCAATGAACGAGAGACTCGAGTTAACTTCGTGATAAAGTTTTGGCTTTCGGTGTTCCGCGCACTGGGCAGACTTTTTGTTGACTGAAACCGAGTTTGTTTTCCTCAGTTCTGCATTGTGGCTTTTGTGTTGCACGAACggtagtaaaaaaaaaagttaaaaaacaaaaaaataagctGGGGGAAAAAAACTAGTGGCAAGCCGGAGCGGAGCTTCTGGCACGCTTCGCTGCTCGATTTCCAATGGAGCGGGCCATGTGAGTCACGAGCGGTGCGAGGAAACCATTCCCTGCTCTTTTATGGTAGCTCTCGAGTGGTCAAATGACTTTTCGGGGGTGCAAGCCGCTGATAAAGAGTCTCGGGCTGCAGCGGTCAGCGGAAAGTTTGGCTGGAAAACAAGTCACCCGGTCAGAAACCAAATTGGTGTTCGACCCAGTTCAATGAACCCGTCCACAAAGGCATAGAAAAGGAAATTAAAATAGCCCATTAATTTCCGGCATTTTCCCCTTTcgagaaaataaaatgcagTCATTTTAATACATAACATATGTTATCCAGCTATGACATAAGATAAGAGGTTTTACAGATGATGTACCAATTTTAAGTGCTTGATACCGTCGTAACCTGCATTAATAAGAAAACATAATGTATTTTATAATACGTTATGATGATTTTTAAATGCTTCAGATGATAATACACTTGAATTTCATCATGAATTAAAAATACTAACACTGATTAATAAAGTAAGAACACAAAGGTTTTACTGGTACTATGTTtatcagaaatatttttaagtgttTCAGATGATAATATAATAGAGTTTCAtcatgaaaataaaaacacaaagaGGGTTTATCAGAGTGCAAAAATATAACAACTACATATTATAGAAAAGGATATTAAAATAACCCATTAATTTCCGGCATTTCCCCTTTcgagaaaataaaatgcagTCATTTTAATACATAACATATTTTATCTAGTAATGATGTAAGATAAGAGGTTTTACAGATGATGTACCACTTTTAAGTGCTTGATACCTTCGTAACCTGCATTAATAAGAAAACATAATGTATTTTATAATACGTTATGATGATTTATAAATGCTTCATGATTTCATCATGAATTAAAAATATCTTATctgattaataaaataaaaacccaGAGGGTTTTACTAGTCCCATGTTTTCATATTTCAtcatgaattaaaaaaattaacactgattaacaaaataaaaacatgaagGTTTTACTGGAAGCATGATTATCAGAAATACTTTTAAGTGTTTCAGATGATAATGTAATAGAATTTCAtcatgaaaataaaaacacaaagaGGGTTTTACTGGATCCATGTTTATCAGAATGCAAAAATATAACAACTACACATTATACTTCCGACCACTGCAcgtatgtatgtgtatgtataCAGTATAAAACCAACTAACCACTATCCACATACCATTTCCTCCACTGCATATAGCCATAACATTCCTCTAAGACTGACAGCGCTGACCCCGtctaattaatttcaattaagTTATAATCATTTAAAAGCAAAAGTTGATCAAACGCAATGACGTCCACACATTGTCATGGGTATATGGGGTTCTGTCTGCGGTTTCCTTCGATTATTTTGTGCTTTTCCGTTGGATAGAATTCAATTATCCGACTTTGTAATATCTAGAGAGCAGTATGGGCGAAACCCAGAAGATAGCAATCCCAAGACGGAAGAGTATGTGGAATGGGTTAGGGATGATATCTATTGTTTTAATTCGGTTTTCAACCAGATAAATTCCATTCTAATCGTGTGAAACCCGTACCGCTCAGTTgggatttttatttatctcATAACCCAATTGAACTGAAGCgcatttacaaaaatatacaGCCGAAAACATATATGCGAGATATATAGatgaaatgaaaacaaattgGGCGGAAagacaacaaaaacagaaacaagATGTAGACAAGACAGAAGGCAACTCGAATTATATTCCAAAATGCCAGACGACTGCCTCAAAATTTTGAGTAAATGGACTTTATTGACTATTTGAACTATTCCATATTCCATCACTGCTCTCCTCtgaatatttatatgtatatatatgtagctGCGCCAATCTGTGCCATTTTTTCTTCTAgatttctttttgtttgctCGGCGTTTTTATGGAGATATCAAATGCAATTAAAGCCAAACAATTAACTCGCACATAAAGAACTGCCCACTGGGTACAATTTAATCCATGGCATATGTAAATAATTCATGCCAGACAGCGCGCTCCTTTAATGCGAATATGTAAACTTTTGATGGTTGTTTTCGTGGTCAGGGATATGGCGAAatttgtgtgtgtgggggCGAAATGCCGCCCACTAAAGATACTCCCCCTCCAAAAAAACAGTACAGTgtgtttattgtttttacataaatttcttaaaagaaaacaaacagCACAGCTGTACGCTACGATTCGAGGAAATCACATTTGCCTCAgcacttttttttgtttatcaggCCTGCaattgtatttaaataaaatacaatacaTAGCCGCACATTTCTACATAATCTCGAGGAAACTCGGCGTTATTTTCTCGTTTTCTCGCTTTTCGTGTTGGCGTTTTCCATTGATAAATTCTTTCACTTGTGGGTCGCTCTGGAATTTCGCAGTGATGACAACTGACCATCAAGAGAATTTGCAGTTCAACCTTTTTAGCTGACTCGCACTGACCCTCAAGTTCTAGAAAGGCGGGTTAAAGATCTCTGGAGCAGCTTTCTTTGCCGTTCAGAAAACTGTGGCGAAATGTATATTTAC contains:
- the LOC119550205 gene encoding ras-specific guanine nucleotide-releasing factor RalGPS1 isoform X1, yielding MMRYSEISRDLSMDNLRYSELSRKPNTDYHGYAGQAYASSQFKQSSPPPSQQQQQPTRLAKQRSPNANGNAHTMACLRKEKTPKEHQMEPPSMQPQASKTLNIKSTRRKNSIGCLNSFSSSPDSPGCYYTIAASAAPPSKSQSLPAHGSIKQLDEVILSALRVPADVLANQITLLDFPVFAQIQPDELSSCAWTKKDKHVNTPNIVAFTKRFNHTSFWTVQEILNAEQPKQRAEIMTHFIKVAKKLHELNNLHSLFAIISAMQSASIYRLTKTWACLSKKDRHSFERLSDIFSDQDNWANLRSYLESLRLPCIPYLGLFLTDLIYIDLAHPHKGGLEPEQRRNKMNNILRVISNYQQSDYRPLQKHEATQKYLTSIRYIEELQNIFEEDQYKRSLNLEPASPSGPSSSSCSSKESFNVEAVTPALGCLNLSPAKTIGSMRMASGTKFVPGHRKCRSLGTKFRSSSLPRNFAQKCQCCIVMIAPGIGTISNKRCRCRRIFGKIAPHNHVDGHPHHLHLELDPSQVQPRHHLLDDSVLEHSDALSQADLTSLESAEGILCDFTGSDCDLMSPEAAAAMQGCVRRKTVQKEGRKPAVASWQRYWLQIWANSLVYFPPKSFKGSERSDFKREPCKVCALDGWYAHVSDNTKHKNTFELCHRSKGTVYRFRTDSPQMTHLWSNAICKLATMRVPKPLPTNLMSFE
- the LOC119550205 gene encoding ras-specific guanine nucleotide-releasing factor RalGPS2 isoform X2, which translates into the protein MMRYSEISRDLSMDNLRYSELSRKPNTDYHGYAGQAYASSQFKQSSPPPSQQQQQPTRLAKQRSPNANGNAHTMACLRKEKTPKEHQMEPPSMQPQASKTLNIKSTRRKNSIGCLNSFSSSPDSPGCYYTIAASAAPPSKSQSLPAHGSIKQLDEVILSALRVPADVLANQITLLDFPVFAQIQPDELSSCAWTKKDKHVNTPNIVAFTKRFNHTSFWTVQEILNAEQPKQRAEIMTHFIKVAKKLHELNNLHSLFAIISAMQSASIYRLTKTWACLSKKDRHSFERLSDIFSDQDNWANLRSYLESLRLPCIPYLGLFLTDLIYIDLAHPHKGGLEPEQRRNKMNNILRVISNYQQSDYRPLQKHEATQKYLTSIRYIEELQNIFEEDQYKRSLNLEPASPSGPSSSSCSSKESFNVEAVTPALGCLNLSPAKTIGSMRMASGTKFVPGHRKCRSLGTNIFGKIAPHNHVDGHPHHLHLELDPSQVQPRHHLLDDSVLEHSDALSQADLTSLESAEGILCDFTGSDCDLMSPEAAAAMQGCVRRKTVQKEGRKPAVASWQRYWLQIWANSLVYFPPKSFKGSERSDFKREPCKVCALDGWYAHVSDNTKHKNTFELCHRSKGTVYRFRTDSPQMTHLWSNAICKLATMRVPKPLPTNLMSFE